From a single Strix uralensis isolate ZFMK-TIS-50842 chromosome 25, bStrUra1, whole genome shotgun sequence genomic region:
- the ADGRB2 gene encoding adhesion G protein-coupled receptor B2 isoform X1, with the protein MVRPGSPSPEHTGKCHRMTAAGPLLLAVISSLLWLTRGFDPAPSACSALASGVLYGSFSLKDLFPTISSGCSWTLENPDPTKYSLYLRFNREEQVCTHFSPMVLPLDHYLANYTCDPRGEAASPLPAHQRPEEEEEEEEAELELCEGAGPFTFLHFDKNFVQLCLAAEPEAAPRLLAPQALEFRFVEVLLINNNNSSQFTCSVLCRWLEECLQAPGARRCGFTHAGCSCQAENPPAPRRNGTRHAARTPAPPPAAADCCPTDLHSANADDFDLPEVPHGNAVEENQKVKTQWPRSADEPGVYMAQTGDPAAEEWSQWSVCSLTCGQGSQVRTRSCVSSPYGTLCSGLLRETRTCNNTATCPVHGAWEEWSPWSLCSVTCGRGARTRTRRCVAPRRGGKACEGPELQAKPCNIATCLVEGQWLEWGAWSRCSVTCANGTQQRTRKCSVSAHGWAECRGAHADARECSNPTCPTDSKWGPWNHWSLCSKTCDTGWQRRFRMCEGTGVQGYPCEGSGEEVKTCNEKKCPAYHEMCKDEYVMLMTWKKTAAGEVTYNKCPPNATGSASRRCLLSPHGVAYWGVPSFARCVSHEYRYLHLSLREHLAKGQRVLAGEGMSQVVRSLLELVARKTYYSGDLLFSVEILRNVTDTFKRATYTPSSEDVQRFFQVVSYMVDAENRDKWEDAQQVSPGSVHLMKVVEDFIHLVGDALKAFQSSLIVTDNLVTSIQREPVSAVSSDINFPMKGRRGMKDWARSSEDKLFIPREVLSLASAETEESSHFVIGAVLYRTLGLILPPPRTPLAVTSKVLMVTVRPPTKPAEPLVLVELSHIINGTSHPQCVTWDYSRTDAGLGNWDTESCQTLETLPAHTKCQCRQLATFAVLAQLPRDLAMDPSGTPSVPLMIGCAVSCMALLTLLVIYAAFWRFIKSERSIILLNFCVSILASNILILVGQSQMLSKGVCTMTAAFLHFFFLSSFCWVLTEAWQSYLAVIGRIRTRLVRKRFLCLGWGLPALVVAVSVGFTRTKGYGTASYCWLSLEGGLLYAFVGPAAVIVLVNMLVGIIVFNKLMSRDGISDKSKKQRAGSKPPPCGNLLLKCTKCGVVSSAAMTSATASSAMASLWSSCVVLPLLALTWMSAVLAMTDRRSILFQVLFAVFNSVQGFVIITVHGFLRREVQDVVKCQMGGCRSEENENSPDSCKNGQVQILTDFEKDVDLACQTVLFKEVNTCNPATITGTLSRISLDGDEDPKLNTTSEGGLGFSSLPGNIPPTSILVQVPKMTPNVVAGLSELGDPPAQPLSLEAPGPVYLCTESSLRPLDYGWLRAPEPPRESDYMMLPRRTGSLKPFPRDEGTLGPGTEEGVPGGTGRPVAEGDAYPGFVAVDHVNVNLNQPYGTVKTPYGLQFKQHPTVRQILASELSERSRTMPRTVPGSAMKVGSLERKRLRYSDLDFEKVMHTRKRHSELYHELNQKFHTLDRYRAPAAGSSKREKRWSVSSGGADKSVANDAASPEEPQAPAAPPKPWSTFKAMTLGSLPSAHRDRLELRCADWEGPCAGLDVTDGDFQTEV; encoded by the exons ATGGTGAGGCCGGGCTCACCCTCGCCGGAGCACACG GGCAAATGCCATAGGATGACCGCTGCTGGTCCCCTCTTACTGGCTGTGATATCGTCTCTCCTGTGGCTCACGCGGGGCTTCGACCCGGCTCCCAGCGCCTGCTCCGCTCTGGCCTCTGGTGTCCTCTACGGCTCCTTCTCCCTCAAGGACCTCTTCCCCACCATCTCCTCTGGCTGCTCCTGGACCCTGGAGAACCCCGACCCCACCAAGTACTCGCTCTACCTCCGCTTCAACCGGGAGGAGCAGGTCTGCACCCACTTCTCGCCCATGGTGCTGCCACTCGACCACTACCTGGCCAACTACACCTGCGACCCCCGCGGCGAGGCCgccagccccctgcccgcccaCCAGCggccagaggaggaagaggaggaggaggaagccgaGCTGGAGCTGTGCGAGGGCGCGGGGCCCTTCACCTTCCTCCATTTCGATAAGAACTTTGTGCAGCTTTGCCTGGCGGCCGAGCCCGAGGCGGCCCCCCGCCTCCTGGCCCCCCAAGCCCTGGAGTTTCGTTTCGTGGAGGTGCTGCTCATCAACAACAACAACTCCAGCCAGTTCACCTGCAGCGTGCTCTGCCGCTGGCTCGAGGAGTGTCTGCAGGCGCCCGGCGCCCGCCGCTGCGGCTTCACCCACGCCGGCTGCAGCTGCCAGGCGGAAAACCCGCCGGCACCCCGGCGCAACGGCACCCGGCACGCCGCCCGCACGCCCGCcccaccgcccgccgccgccgacTGCTGCCCCACCGACCTGCATTCTGCGAATGCCGATGATTTCGATCTGCCCGAGGTCCCGCACG GCAATGCGGTCGAGGAGAACCAGAAGGTGAAAACCCAGTGGCCACGGTCGGCGGACGAGCCAGGCGTCTACATGGCCCAGACAG GGGATCCGGCAGCGGAGGAATGGTCCCAGTGGAGCGTCTGCTCCCTGACGTGCGGGCAGGGCTCCCAGGTGCGGACGCGCTCCTGCGTCTCCTCGCCCTACGGCACGCTCTGCAGCGGGCTGCTCCGTGAGACACGCACCTGCAACAACACGGCCACCTGCCCAG TTCACGGCGCGTGGGAGGAGTGGTCCCCGTGGAGCCTGTGCTCAGTGACCTGCGGGCGAGGGGCCAGGACCAGGACGCGGCGGTGCGTGGCCCCGCGGCGCGGAGGGAAAGCCTGCGAGGGCCCCGAGCTGCAGGCCAAGCCCTGCAATATCGCGACCTGCCTGG TGGAAGGGCAGTGGCTGGAGTGGGGCGCCTGGAGCCGCTGCTCCGTCACCTGCGCCAACGGCACCCAGCAGCGGACGCGCAAGTGCAGCGTCTCGGCCCACGGCTGGGCCGAGTGCCGGGGGGCCCACGCCGACGCCCGGGAGTGCTCCAACCCCACCTGTCCCA CCGACAGCAAGTGGGGGCCGTGGAACCACTGGAGCCTCTGCTCCAAGACCTGCGACACGGGCTGGCAGCGCCGCTTCCGCATGTGCGAGGGCACCGGCGTGCAGGGCTACCCCTGCGAGGGCAGCGGCGAGGAGGTGAAGACCTGCAACGAGAAGAAGTGCCCAG CCTACCACGAGATGTGCAAGGATGAGTACGTCATGCTGATGACCTGGAAGAAAACGGCTGCCGGGGAGGTCACCTACAACAAATGTCCCCCCAACGCCACAG GGTCCGCCAGCCGCCGGTGCCTGCTGAGCCCCCACGGGGTCGCCTACTGGGGGGTCCCCAGCTTCGCCCGCTGCGTCTCCCACGAGTACCGATACTTGCATCTCTCA CTGCGGGAACACCTGGCCAAGGGGCAGCGGGTGCTGGCGGGCGAGGGCATGTCCCAGGTGGTGCGGAGTCTGCTGGAGCTCGTGGCCCGCAAGACCTACTACAGCGGGGACCTGCTCTTCTCCGTGGAGATCCTGCGCAACGTCACCGACACCTTCAAGAGGGCCACCTACACCCCGTCCTCCGAGGACGTGCAG CGCTTCTTCCAGGTGGTGAGCTACATGGTGGACGCGGAGAACCGGGACAAGTGGGAGGATGCTCAGCAG GTCTCGCCTGGCTCCGTGCACTTGATGAAGGTGGTGGAGGACTTCATCCACCTCGTGGGGGACGCGCTGAAGGCTTTCCAGAGCTCCCTCATCGTCACCGACAACCTGG TGACCAGTATCCAGCGGGAGCCCGTCTCGGCCGTCTCCAGCGACATCAACTTCCCCATGAAAGGGCGCCGGGGCATGAAGGATTGGGCCCGCAGCTCTGAGGACAAGCTCttcatccccagggaggtgctcAGCCTCGCCTCCGCCG aaACCGAGGAATCGTCCCACTTCGTCATCGGGGCCGTGCTCTACCGCACGCTGGGCCTcatcctgccccctccccg gacTCCCCTGGCCGTCACCTCCAAGGTGCTGATGGTGACGGTGCGCCCGCCGACCAAGCCCGCGGAGCCCCTCGTCCTGGTGGAGCTCTCCCACATCATCAAC GGCACGTCCCACCCGCAGTGCGTCACCTGGGACTACTCGAGGAC GGATGCTGGCTTGGGAAACTGGGACACGGAGAGCTGCCAAACCCTGGAGACCCTCCCCGCGCACACCAAATGCCAGTGCCGCCAGCTCGCCACCTTCGCCGTCCTCGCCCAGCTGCCCCGAGACCTG GCCATGGACCCCTCAGGCACCCCATCGGTGCCGCTGATGATCGGCTGCGCCGTCTCCTGCATGGCCCTGCTGACCCTGCTGGTGATCTACGCTGCCTTCTGGAG gttCATCAAGTCAGAGCGCTCCATCATCCTGCTCAACTTCTGCGTCTCCATCCTGGCCTCCAACATCCTCATCCTCGTGGGCCAGTCCCAGATGCTCAGCAAG GGCGTGTGCACCATGACGGCGGCCTTCCTCCACTTCTTCTTCCTCTCGTCCTTCTGCTGGGTGCTGACGGAGGCCTGGCAGTCCTACCTGGCGGTGATCGGCCGGATCCGGACACGCCTGGTCAGGAAACGCTTCCTGTGCTTGGGATGGG GGTTGCCAGCCCTTGTGGTCGCAGTCTCCGTCGGCTTCACGCGGACCAAAGGCTACGGGACGGCGAGCTA ctgctggctctCGCTGGAGGGCGGTTTGCTCTACGCCTTCGTGGGACCCGCCGCTGTCATCGTGCTG GTGAACATGCTGGTCGGCATCATCGTGTTCAACAAACTCATGTCCCGTGATGGCATTTCAGATAAGTCCAAAAAGCAGCGAGCTGG CTCCAAGCCCCCCCCCTGCGGCAACCTGCTGCTGAAATGCACCAAGTGCGGCGTGGTGTCCAGCGCGGCCATGACCTCCGCCACCGCCAGCAGCGCCAT ggcaTCGCTGTGGAGCTCCTGCGTGGTCCTGCCTCTGCTGGCGCTGACCTGGATGTCGGCCGTGCTCGCCATGACCGACCGGCGCTCCATCCTCTTCCAGGTCCTCTTCGCCGTCTTCAACTCCGTCCAGGGCTTCGTCATCATCACCGTACACGGGTTCCTGCGCCGAGAG GTCCAGGATGTGGTGAAGTGTCAGATGGGGGGGTGCAGGAGCGAGGAGAATGAAAACTCGCCCGACTCCTGTAAGAACGGGCAAGTGCAGATCCTG acAGATTTTGAAAAGGACGTTGACCTGGCGTGTCAGACAG TGTTGTTCAAGGAGGTGAACACCTGCAACCCCGCCACCATCACGGGCACCTTGTCCCGGATCTCCCTGGACGGGGACGAAGATCCCAAGCTCAACACCACCTCGGAGGGTGGGCTGGGTTTCTCCAGCCTTCCAGGGAACATCCCCCCCACCAGCATCCTGGTCCAGGTCCCCAAAATGACACCCAACGTGGTGGCCGGCTTGAGCGAGCTGGGTGACCCGCCGGCACAGCCGCTGAGCCTGGAAGCGCCGGGTCCCGTCTACCTGTGCACGGAGAGCAGCCTGCGGCCCCTGGACTACGGCTGGCTGCGggcccccgagcccccccgcgAGAGCGACTACATGATGCTGCCCCGCCGGACCGGCAGCCTCAAGCCCTTTCCGCGGGACGAGGGTACCCTCGGTCCCGGCACCGAGGAGGGGGTGCCTGGTGGGACAGGACGCCCGGTAGCCGAGGGGGATGCTTACCCCGGCTTTGTCGCGGTGGATCACGTCAACGTGAACTTGAACCAGCCCTACGGGACAGTGAAGACCCCCTACGGCCTCCAGTTCAAGCAGCACCCCACTGTGCGGCAGATCCTGGCCTCGGAGCTGTCGGAGCGCAGCCGCACCATGCCCCGCACCGTCCCGGGCTCCGCCATGAAAGTGGGGTCCCTGGAG aggaagaggtTGCGATACTCCGATCTGGACTTTGAG AAGGTGATGCACACGCGGAAGCGCCACTCCGAGCTCTACCACGAGCTCAACCAGAAGTTTCACACGCTGGACCGGTACCGGGCCCCGGCTGCTGGCTCCTCCAAG CGAGAAAAGCGGTGGAGCGTCTCGTCGGGCGGCGCGGACAAGAGCGTGGCCAAC GATGCGGCCAGCCCTGAGGAGCCGCAGGCGCCGGCCGCGCCACCGAAGCCGTGGAGCACGTTCAAGGCGATGACGCTGGGGTCCCTGCCCAGCGCCCACCGGGACCGGCTGGAGCTGCGCTGCGCGGACTGGGAGGGCCCCTGCGCCGGCCTGGATGTGACCGACGGCGACTTCCAGACGGAGGTGTga
- the ADGRB2 gene encoding adhesion G protein-coupled receptor B2 isoform X5: protein MVRPGSPSPEHTGKCHRMTAAGPLLLAVISSLLWLTRGFDPAPSACSALASGVLYGSFSLKDLFPTISSGCSWTLENPDPTKYSLYLRFNREEQVCTHFSPMVLPLDHYLANYTCDPRGEAASPLPAHQRPEEEEEEEEAELELCEGAGPFTFLHFDKNFVQLCLAAEPEAAPRLLAPQALEFRFVEVLLINNNNSSQFTCSVLCRWLEECLQAPGARRCGFTHAGCSCQAENPPAPRRNGTRHAARTPAPPPAAADCCPTDLHSANADDFDLPEVPHGNAVEENQKVKTQWPRSADEPGVYMAQTGDPAAEEWSQWSVCSLTCGQGSQVRTRSCVSSPYGTLCSGLLRETRTCNNTATCPADSKWGPWNHWSLCSKTCDTGWQRRFRMCEGTGVQGYPCEGSGEEVKTCNEKKCPAYHEMCKDEYVMLMTWKKTAAGEVTYNKCPPNATGSASRRCLLSPHGVAYWGVPSFARCVSHEYRYLHLSLREHLAKGQRVLAGEGMSQVVRSLLELVARKTYYSGDLLFSVEILRNVTDTFKRATYTPSSEDVQRFFQVVSYMVDAENRDKWEDAQQVSPGSVHLMKVVEDFIHLVGDALKAFQSSLIVTDNLVTSIQREPVSAVSSDINFPMKGRRGMKDWARSSEDKLFIPREVLSLASAETEESSHFVIGAVLYRTLGLILPPPRTPLAVTSKVLMVTVRPPTKPAEPLVLVELSHIINGTSHPQCVTWDYSRTDAGLGNWDTESCQTLETLPAHTKCQCRQLATFAVLAQLPRDLAMDPSGTPSVPLMIGCAVSCMALLTLLVIYAAFWRFIKSERSIILLNFCVSILASNILILVGQSQMLSKGVCTMTAAFLHFFFLSSFCWVLTEAWQSYLAVIGRIRTRLVRKRFLCLGWGLPALVVAVSVGFTRTKGYGTASYCWLSLEGGLLYAFVGPAAVIVLVNMLVGIIVFNKLMSRDGISDKSKKQRAGSKPPPCGNLLLKCTKCGVVSSAAMTSATASSAMASLWSSCVVLPLLALTWMSAVLAMTDRRSILFQVLFAVFNSVQGFVIITVHGFLRREVQDVVKCQMGGCRSEENENSPDSCKNGQVQILTDFEKDVDLACQTVLFKEVNTCNPATITGTLSRISLDGDEDPKLNTTSEGGLGFSSLPGNIPPTSILVQVPKMTPNVVAGLSELGDPPAQPLSLEAPGPVYLCTESSLRPLDYGWLRAPEPPRESDYMMLPRRTGSLKPFPRDEGTLGPGTEEGVPGGTGRPVAEGDAYPGFVAVDHVNVNLNQPYGTVKTPYGLQFKQHPTVRQILASELSERSRTMPRTVPGSAMKVGSLERKRLRYSDLDFEKVMHTRKRHSELYHELNQKFHTLDRYRAPAAGSSKREKRWSVSSGGADKSVANDAASPEEPQAPAAPPKPWSTFKAMTLGSLPSAHRDRLELRCADWEGPCAGLDVTDGDFQTEV from the exons ATGGTGAGGCCGGGCTCACCCTCGCCGGAGCACACG GGCAAATGCCATAGGATGACCGCTGCTGGTCCCCTCTTACTGGCTGTGATATCGTCTCTCCTGTGGCTCACGCGGGGCTTCGACCCGGCTCCCAGCGCCTGCTCCGCTCTGGCCTCTGGTGTCCTCTACGGCTCCTTCTCCCTCAAGGACCTCTTCCCCACCATCTCCTCTGGCTGCTCCTGGACCCTGGAGAACCCCGACCCCACCAAGTACTCGCTCTACCTCCGCTTCAACCGGGAGGAGCAGGTCTGCACCCACTTCTCGCCCATGGTGCTGCCACTCGACCACTACCTGGCCAACTACACCTGCGACCCCCGCGGCGAGGCCgccagccccctgcccgcccaCCAGCggccagaggaggaagaggaggaggaggaagccgaGCTGGAGCTGTGCGAGGGCGCGGGGCCCTTCACCTTCCTCCATTTCGATAAGAACTTTGTGCAGCTTTGCCTGGCGGCCGAGCCCGAGGCGGCCCCCCGCCTCCTGGCCCCCCAAGCCCTGGAGTTTCGTTTCGTGGAGGTGCTGCTCATCAACAACAACAACTCCAGCCAGTTCACCTGCAGCGTGCTCTGCCGCTGGCTCGAGGAGTGTCTGCAGGCGCCCGGCGCCCGCCGCTGCGGCTTCACCCACGCCGGCTGCAGCTGCCAGGCGGAAAACCCGCCGGCACCCCGGCGCAACGGCACCCGGCACGCCGCCCGCACGCCCGCcccaccgcccgccgccgccgacTGCTGCCCCACCGACCTGCATTCTGCGAATGCCGATGATTTCGATCTGCCCGAGGTCCCGCACG GCAATGCGGTCGAGGAGAACCAGAAGGTGAAAACCCAGTGGCCACGGTCGGCGGACGAGCCAGGCGTCTACATGGCCCAGACAG GGGATCCGGCAGCGGAGGAATGGTCCCAGTGGAGCGTCTGCTCCCTGACGTGCGGGCAGGGCTCCCAGGTGCGGACGCGCTCCTGCGTCTCCTCGCCCTACGGCACGCTCTGCAGCGGGCTGCTCCGTGAGACACGCACCTGCAACAACACGGCCACCTGCCCAG CCGACAGCAAGTGGGGGCCGTGGAACCACTGGAGCCTCTGCTCCAAGACCTGCGACACGGGCTGGCAGCGCCGCTTCCGCATGTGCGAGGGCACCGGCGTGCAGGGCTACCCCTGCGAGGGCAGCGGCGAGGAGGTGAAGACCTGCAACGAGAAGAAGTGCCCAG CCTACCACGAGATGTGCAAGGATGAGTACGTCATGCTGATGACCTGGAAGAAAACGGCTGCCGGGGAGGTCACCTACAACAAATGTCCCCCCAACGCCACAG GGTCCGCCAGCCGCCGGTGCCTGCTGAGCCCCCACGGGGTCGCCTACTGGGGGGTCCCCAGCTTCGCCCGCTGCGTCTCCCACGAGTACCGATACTTGCATCTCTCA CTGCGGGAACACCTGGCCAAGGGGCAGCGGGTGCTGGCGGGCGAGGGCATGTCCCAGGTGGTGCGGAGTCTGCTGGAGCTCGTGGCCCGCAAGACCTACTACAGCGGGGACCTGCTCTTCTCCGTGGAGATCCTGCGCAACGTCACCGACACCTTCAAGAGGGCCACCTACACCCCGTCCTCCGAGGACGTGCAG CGCTTCTTCCAGGTGGTGAGCTACATGGTGGACGCGGAGAACCGGGACAAGTGGGAGGATGCTCAGCAG GTCTCGCCTGGCTCCGTGCACTTGATGAAGGTGGTGGAGGACTTCATCCACCTCGTGGGGGACGCGCTGAAGGCTTTCCAGAGCTCCCTCATCGTCACCGACAACCTGG TGACCAGTATCCAGCGGGAGCCCGTCTCGGCCGTCTCCAGCGACATCAACTTCCCCATGAAAGGGCGCCGGGGCATGAAGGATTGGGCCCGCAGCTCTGAGGACAAGCTCttcatccccagggaggtgctcAGCCTCGCCTCCGCCG aaACCGAGGAATCGTCCCACTTCGTCATCGGGGCCGTGCTCTACCGCACGCTGGGCCTcatcctgccccctccccg gacTCCCCTGGCCGTCACCTCCAAGGTGCTGATGGTGACGGTGCGCCCGCCGACCAAGCCCGCGGAGCCCCTCGTCCTGGTGGAGCTCTCCCACATCATCAAC GGCACGTCCCACCCGCAGTGCGTCACCTGGGACTACTCGAGGAC GGATGCTGGCTTGGGAAACTGGGACACGGAGAGCTGCCAAACCCTGGAGACCCTCCCCGCGCACACCAAATGCCAGTGCCGCCAGCTCGCCACCTTCGCCGTCCTCGCCCAGCTGCCCCGAGACCTG GCCATGGACCCCTCAGGCACCCCATCGGTGCCGCTGATGATCGGCTGCGCCGTCTCCTGCATGGCCCTGCTGACCCTGCTGGTGATCTACGCTGCCTTCTGGAG gttCATCAAGTCAGAGCGCTCCATCATCCTGCTCAACTTCTGCGTCTCCATCCTGGCCTCCAACATCCTCATCCTCGTGGGCCAGTCCCAGATGCTCAGCAAG GGCGTGTGCACCATGACGGCGGCCTTCCTCCACTTCTTCTTCCTCTCGTCCTTCTGCTGGGTGCTGACGGAGGCCTGGCAGTCCTACCTGGCGGTGATCGGCCGGATCCGGACACGCCTGGTCAGGAAACGCTTCCTGTGCTTGGGATGGG GGTTGCCAGCCCTTGTGGTCGCAGTCTCCGTCGGCTTCACGCGGACCAAAGGCTACGGGACGGCGAGCTA ctgctggctctCGCTGGAGGGCGGTTTGCTCTACGCCTTCGTGGGACCCGCCGCTGTCATCGTGCTG GTGAACATGCTGGTCGGCATCATCGTGTTCAACAAACTCATGTCCCGTGATGGCATTTCAGATAAGTCCAAAAAGCAGCGAGCTGG CTCCAAGCCCCCCCCCTGCGGCAACCTGCTGCTGAAATGCACCAAGTGCGGCGTGGTGTCCAGCGCGGCCATGACCTCCGCCACCGCCAGCAGCGCCAT ggcaTCGCTGTGGAGCTCCTGCGTGGTCCTGCCTCTGCTGGCGCTGACCTGGATGTCGGCCGTGCTCGCCATGACCGACCGGCGCTCCATCCTCTTCCAGGTCCTCTTCGCCGTCTTCAACTCCGTCCAGGGCTTCGTCATCATCACCGTACACGGGTTCCTGCGCCGAGAG GTCCAGGATGTGGTGAAGTGTCAGATGGGGGGGTGCAGGAGCGAGGAGAATGAAAACTCGCCCGACTCCTGTAAGAACGGGCAAGTGCAGATCCTG acAGATTTTGAAAAGGACGTTGACCTGGCGTGTCAGACAG TGTTGTTCAAGGAGGTGAACACCTGCAACCCCGCCACCATCACGGGCACCTTGTCCCGGATCTCCCTGGACGGGGACGAAGATCCCAAGCTCAACACCACCTCGGAGGGTGGGCTGGGTTTCTCCAGCCTTCCAGGGAACATCCCCCCCACCAGCATCCTGGTCCAGGTCCCCAAAATGACACCCAACGTGGTGGCCGGCTTGAGCGAGCTGGGTGACCCGCCGGCACAGCCGCTGAGCCTGGAAGCGCCGGGTCCCGTCTACCTGTGCACGGAGAGCAGCCTGCGGCCCCTGGACTACGGCTGGCTGCGggcccccgagcccccccgcgAGAGCGACTACATGATGCTGCCCCGCCGGACCGGCAGCCTCAAGCCCTTTCCGCGGGACGAGGGTACCCTCGGTCCCGGCACCGAGGAGGGGGTGCCTGGTGGGACAGGACGCCCGGTAGCCGAGGGGGATGCTTACCCCGGCTTTGTCGCGGTGGATCACGTCAACGTGAACTTGAACCAGCCCTACGGGACAGTGAAGACCCCCTACGGCCTCCAGTTCAAGCAGCACCCCACTGTGCGGCAGATCCTGGCCTCGGAGCTGTCGGAGCGCAGCCGCACCATGCCCCGCACCGTCCCGGGCTCCGCCATGAAAGTGGGGTCCCTGGAG aggaagaggtTGCGATACTCCGATCTGGACTTTGAG AAGGTGATGCACACGCGGAAGCGCCACTCCGAGCTCTACCACGAGCTCAACCAGAAGTTTCACACGCTGGACCGGTACCGGGCCCCGGCTGCTGGCTCCTCCAAG CGAGAAAAGCGGTGGAGCGTCTCGTCGGGCGGCGCGGACAAGAGCGTGGCCAAC GATGCGGCCAGCCCTGAGGAGCCGCAGGCGCCGGCCGCGCCACCGAAGCCGTGGAGCACGTTCAAGGCGATGACGCTGGGGTCCCTGCCCAGCGCCCACCGGGACCGGCTGGAGCTGCGCTGCGCGGACTGGGAGGGCCCCTGCGCCGGCCTGGATGTGACCGACGGCGACTTCCAGACGGAGGTGTga